In Borrelia hispanica CRI, one DNA window encodes the following:
- a CDS encoding chromosome replication/partitioning protein has protein sequence MEIKLNKRVILDEEDPDDKKIVSTNEEKILYYNSLKERLKANFRKEIFHKVDSIRILKEIKDNKYYKLDGYKSFDSFIKSYRLARSQVYVYLKIANAIEEGLIEENYIIENGIHDAFNLIQNTGNKTINKSKKESIQSLSFQLKHQESYAFYKQNTKIIGFILDELVVNKKDWLQEFIDKFKARNE, from the coding sequence ATGGAAATTAAGTTGAATAAGAGAGTTATATTGGATGAAGAAGATCCTGATGATAAAAAAATAGTATCGACAAATGAAGAAAAGATTCTTTATTATAATTCTTTAAAAGAACGATTAAAAGCTAATTTCAGAAAAGAAATTTTTCACAAAGTAGATAGTATTCGGATTTTAAAAGAAATAAAAGATAATAAATATTATAAATTAGATGGATATAAAAGTTTTGATAGTTTTATAAAGAGTTATCGACTTGCAAGAAGCCAAGTATATGTTTATTTAAAAATAGCAAATGCTATAGAAGAAGGTTTGATAGAGGAAAATTATATAATTGAAAATGGTATACATGATGCTTTTAATTTAATTCAAAATACAGGAAATAAAACAATAAATAAATCAAAAAAAGAATCAATACAATCATTAAGTTTTCAGCTTAAACATCAAGAAAGTTATGCTTTTTATAAGCAAAATACAAAAATCATCGGTTTCATATTAGATGAATTAGTTGTTAACAAAAAAGATTGGCTTCAAGAATTTATTGATAAATTTAAAGCACGAAATGAATAA